The Azospirillum humicireducens DNA segment GCCACCGCCGCGGATCTCTGCATCGCCGCCGACGACGCCAAATTCACCATGGCCTATGCCCGCATCGGCGCCACGCCGGACGGATCGGGCAGTTTCCATCTGCCGCGTCTGGTCGGGCTGCGCCGCGCCATGGAGCTGGCGATGCTGTCGGAGGTGATCGACGCCGCCGAAGCTCTGCGCATCGGGCTGGTCAACCGGGTGGTGCCGGCCGCCGATCTGGCGGCGGAGACGGCGAAGCTGGCCGAACGGCTCGCCGCCGGGCCGACCGTCGCCTATTCCGGTATCCGCCACCTGATGCGGCAGTCCTTCGACCGGACGCTGGACGGGCAGCTGGATGCCGAGCGCGACCGCTTCCTCGCCACTGCCGTCACCGAGGATTTCCGCGAAGGCATCGCCGCCTTCACCGCCAAGCGGCGGCCGAATTTCACCGGCCGCTGACCCTCTCCTGCGCCCGCGAAGTGGACCCAGCATGCAGAACGACATCGTCATCGTCGGCGCCGCCCGCACGGCCATCGGCGGCTTCGGCGGCACGCTGAAGGATGTGCCGCTGACCCGGCTCGCCACCGTCGCCGTCAA contains these protein-coding regions:
- a CDS encoding enoyl-CoA hydratase/isomerase family protein, giving the protein MSDTAPPVLLTREGAVSWIRLNRPAVLNALDEPTAAALLDACRSVADEGGQGLTRVLVIAGNGRGFMAGGDVGRFNDDPAAAPAVAGAIIAHLHEAVRILDRLDVPVLASVHGPVAGAGMSLATAADLCIAADDAKFTMAYARIGATPDGSGSFHLPRLVGLRRAMELAMLSEVIDAAEALRIGLVNRVVPAADLAAETAKLAERLAAGPTVAYSGIRHLMRQSFDRTLDGQLDAERDRFLATAVTEDFREGIAAFTAKRRPNFTGR